The nucleotide window TTGGCCAGCGGCCGCTCGCCCTGCAGCACGTGGATCTCCACCTGCGTCTGGCCGTCGGCGGCGGTGGAGAAGATCTGCGTCTTCTTCGTCGGGATCGTGGTGTTGCGCTCGATCATCTTCGTGAAGATGCCGCCTTCGGTCTCGATGCCGAGGGAGAGCGGCGTCACGTCGAGCAGGAGCACGTCCTTGACCTCACCGGCGAGCACGCCGGCCTGGATGGCGGCGCCGAGCGCGACCACCTCGTCCGGGTTGATGCCCTTGAACGGCTCCTTGCCGAACATTCGCCGCACCGCCTCCTGCACGGCGGGGATGCGCGTGGAGCCGCCGACCAGAAGGACGCGGTCGATGTCCGAGGGCTGCAGGCCGGCGTCCTGGAGCGCCTGGCGCGTCGGGCCCATCGTGGCCTCCACCAGGTCGGCCACGAGCTCCTCGAACTTCGCGCGCGTCAGCGTGACGTCCAGATGCTTCGGGCCGGTCTGGTCGGCCGTGATGAAGGGCAGGTTGATGTCCGTCGACGTCGTGCTGGAGAGCTCGATCTTCGCCTTCTCGGCCGCCTCCTTGAGGCGCTGCAGGGCCATGCGGTCCTTGCGGAGATCGATGCCGTGCTCGGCGCGGAACTGTTCAGCGACCCAGTCGATGATGCGCTGGTCGAAGTCGTCGCCGCCGAGGTGGTTGTTGCCGCTCGTGGCGCGCACCTCGAACACGCCTTCGCCGAGTTCGAGGATGGAGACGTCGAAGGTGCCGCCGCCGAGGTCGAAGACGAGGATCTTCTGCTCCTCGCCCTTGTCGAGGCCGTACGCGAGGGCCGCCGCCGTGGGCTCGTTGATGATGCGCAGCACCTCGAGGCCGGCGATCCGCCCGGCGTCCTTGGTCGCCTGGCGCTGGGCGTCCGTGAAGTAGGCCGGCACCGTGATGACGGCCTTGTCGACCTTCTCGCCGAGGAACGCTTCGGCGTCGGCCTTCAGCTTCTGAAGAATCATCGCGGAAATCTCCTGCGGCGTGTACCGCTTGTCGCCGATCTCGACGCGCACGCCGCCGTTGTCGTCGCGCACCACCTTGTACGGCACGCGCGCGATCTCGTCGCCGACCTCGTCGTAGCGGCGCCCCATGAACCGCTTGATGGAGAAGATCGTGTTCTGCGGGTTCGTGACGGCCTGGCGCTTCGCCACCTGGCCGACGAGCCGCTCCCCGTCCTTGGTGAAGGCGACGACGGACGGCGTCAGGCGACTGCCTTCGGCATTCGTGATGACGACCGGGTCGCCGCCTTCCATGACGGCCACGACGGAGTTCGTCGTGCCCAAGTCGATGCCGATGACCCTACCCATTCTGGTCAGCCTCCTCGCTGCCTGTCACGGCGACGCGCGCCGGACGCAGAAGATGCGATCCCATGCGGTAGCCTCGTTCGAACACCTGCGCGACGTGGCCGGCCGGACGCCCCTCCGCGGGCACCTGCATGAGCGCCTCGTGCTGCTGCGGATCGAACGGCTGGCCCTCGGCCTCGATCGGCTCCACGCCGTGCTTTGCGAACACGGCGCGCAGCTGCTTCATCGTCATCTCCACGCCCGCCTTGAGGGCGGGGCCGTCGTCGCCGGAGGCGAGGGCGCGCTCCAGGTTGTCGACGACCGGCAGCAGCTCCCTGACGAAGGCGGCCATGCCCTCCTCGCGTGCGCGGGCGAGGTCGCCCGCCGAGCGCCGGCGGAAGTTGTCGAAGTCCGCCTTCAGCCTTTGCAGCAACGAAAGATATTCATCACGCTGGCGCCTGGCTTCGGCGAGCTCGGCCTCCAGCGCCTCCAGGCGCCGCGCCGTCTCCGCCGTTTCCGGAGTCTCGGCGCCGTGCGCGTCACCGGCTTCCGGCGCGGCCTCCGGCTCCGGACGCTCGCCGGCGGCCTCCTCCGCGGAGCCGGCAGCCTCCCCCGCAGAGCCGGCGGCGGTCGTTCCGGCTTCCGCAGGTCCCTCCTTCTCCGGCGAGGCTTCGGCCGCCGTCTCCGGCTCCCCGCCGGCCTCAGGCGGCCGCCCGCCCGTGGCGTCCTCAGGCATCATCGCCATCCACTCCTCCTGCATCCCCTGCAGCGCCGGTGGCACACATGGGCCCGCGCCATGGCGGGCGCGGGCCCGTGCAGTGCGACCGCCGCCCAGGCCGCGTCAGCGACGCGGCAGGCTCTCGCTCAGCGCCTGGGCGACGGCTTCCACCAGCGAGATGATTTTCGCGTAGTCCATGCGTCGCGGCCCCAGCACGCCCACGTGGCCCCAGGAGTCGCCGCCGACGTGGTAGCTGGCGGTGACGAGGCTGCAGTCCTGCATCTCCGCCACCCGGATCTCATGGCCGATCACGACGCGCGCGTGCGGACGCGGCTGGGGTTCCCCCAGCAGTTCCAGCACCGTGTCCTCCTGCTCCAGGGAGCTCAGCAGCATCTGCGCCTTGTCGATGTCGCGGAACTCCGGCTGGCGCAGGATGTTCGTCGCGCCGCCGACGACGAGGCGTTCCTCGCCGTCGGACGCAGGCCGGTCGAGAACCTCGAGCGTCTGTTCGACGAGGTCGCCGTACTGGCGAAGCTCCCGGGCGAGGTCCTTCATGATGGCGAGCGCCGCCCGCCCCATGGTCTGCCCGGAGAGACGCTCTGCGAACAGGCTGTTGATGCGCTCGATCTCCGCCTGGTCCAACTCCTGGCCGATCTCCAGGAGGCGGTTCTCCACGAGGCCCGTGTCCGTGACGACGACGATCAGCGCGCGGCCCTCGCTCATGGGGATGATGCGCAGCGCGTCGATGCGCGCGTGCTCAAGGTGCGGCCCGCTGACGAGCGCCAGGAAGTTGCTGGCCTCGCTCAGCATGCGCGCGGCGGTGCGCACCGCGGCGCCGATTTCCCGCGCGCGCAGCGCGAGGCGGTCCCGCATGAGCTGCCACACGCGGTGATCCGCCGGCATCGAGCGGACGAAGTGGTCGACGTAGAAGCGGTACCCGAGGTCCGACGGCACCCGGCCCGCGGACGTGTGGGGCTGCTCCAGGAAGCCCAGCTCTTCCAGATCCGCCATCTCGTTGCGGATCGTGGCGGGGCTGACGTTGAACCCGTGCTTGCGGGCGATCGTGCGGCTTCCCACCGGCTCGCCGGTGGAGATGTAATCTTCGATGACGGCGCGCAGGATGCGCTGTTTGCGTTCGTCGATCATCGCATTCATCGCCTTCCCGCTTGCCGGGATGCGCCGTGGCCTCGACGGGCCGCAGGTTCTACGGTGTATGTTAGCACTCTCCATGCGCGAGTGCTAGTCGACGACGCGCCGGCTGCGCCGCTGGCCCGCGCGGTCGCGATCGGGCCGTGAAACAGACCGGCGCCGCCACGAATCGTGGCTGGCGCCGGTCTTCCCGGCGGGACGGCCGTGGCCGCCGCTCGTCACACGTGACGTCGAGGCCCGACCGGCCCTAGAGTTCGATCGGCTCCTCCGCGAGCGCCTTGACGAGGTCGACGCACGCGCGCACGTCGTCCTTCGCCGCCATCTCCGCCGGCGTGTGCAGGTAGCGCGTGGGGATGGAGATGCAGCCGCTGGGCACGCCGGCCCGCGTGAGGTGGATGGCGCCGGCGTCGGTGCCGCCCATCGTCAGCACCTCGATCTGGTGCGGGATGCCGCGCCGCTCGGCCCGTTCCACCATCAGGTCGCGAATCTCCGGCGGAGTGACCATCGACCGGTCCATCGCCTTGACGGCCGCGCCGCCGCCCAGCTTCACGGCCATCGGCCGCGCCTTGGGCGTGTCGCCGGTGCCGGTCACGTCGATGGCGAAACCGATTTCCGGATCGACGCCGTACGCGGACGTCCGAGCGCCGCGCAGCCCGACCTCCTCCTGCACGGTGAACACCGCGTAGACCTCGTTCCCGACCTCGTCCAGCTCCAGCACTGCCTGGGCGAGGACGGCGCAGCCGACGCGGTCGTCGAGCGCCTTGCCGATGAAGACCCGCTCGTTGGCCTCGAGCGGGCGATGGAAGACGGCCATCGCGCCGTAGCCGACGAGCTTCTCGGCCTCCTCGCGGCTGCGCGCGCCGACGTCGACCCAAAGCTTATGGAACTTCAGGTCGTTCGCTTCCCCTTGGGCGAAGTCGACGCCCTCCGCCGGCTCGTGGCTCACGGAGCCGACGAGGCCGTTCTCGAACAGCACCCGCTGGCCGACGGCGATGTACGGGCTCACGCCGCCGACCATGCCGACGCGCAGGAAGCCGCGCTCGTCGATGTCGGTGACGATCAGGCCGATCTCGTCCATGTGCGCGGCGAACATGACGCGCTTGCCCTTGGCGGACCCCTTCGGCCGCTTGACGCAGATCAGGTTGCCCAGCGCGTCGACGCGCATCTCGTCGACCTTGCCGCCCAGGATCTCCTGCAGGAGCGCGCGGACGCGCGCCTCGCGGCCGGACGGTCCCCAGGTCTCCGAAAGCCGCTTCAGCAGATCTTCCACGCGATCACGCCTTTCTCTGGCTCGCCAGTTCCGCGACCACGGCCTGCACGAGCCGGATCGTGTTCCGCAGGTCTTCCTTGTGGAGCACGGCGCAGGGGGTGTGGATGTAGCGGCAGGGCACGGAGATCGAAGCCGTGCGCACGCCGGCCTTGGACAGGTGGATGGCGCCGGCGTCGTTGCCGCCCCCCTGCGTGCGCCGCCATTGCCACGGGATGCCCTCCCGCTCGGCGACCCGGATGATCGTCTGCACCAGGTCGCGGTCGGCGATGGAGGAGCCGTCCATGAAGCTGAGCGCCGGCCCCCTGCCGAGGACCGTGGACGACGTCTCCCCTTCTTGAAGCGGGATGTCCGCGGCCGGCGTGCCCTCCAGCACGATGGCCACGTCGGGCTCCACGGCGTAGGCCGCCACGCGGGCGCCGCGCAGGCCGATCTCCTCCTGCACGGTGAAGACGCCGTGGACCGGGGCCTCGTAGTCGACGGCCAGCGCCTCCATGAGCACGACGCAGCCGGCGCGGTCGTCGAACGCCTTGCCCTTGACCAGACCCTCGCCGAACTCGCCGAAGCGCGTGGCGAAGGTGACGCCGTCGCCCGGCTCCGCGAGGCGCTCGGCTTCCTTCTTGTCCTTCGCGCCGATGTCGATGTACATCTCGTCCGACGGCACGACCTTCGTGCGCTCCCCCGGAGCCTGCAGGTGGATCGGCTTGGAGCCGATCACGCCGGGCAGGCGCTTCGGACCGACGTGCACCGTCTTCGCGAGGAGAA belongs to Clostridia bacterium and includes:
- the dnaK gene encoding molecular chaperone DnaK translates to MGRVIGIDLGTTNSVVAVMEGGDPVVITNAEGSRLTPSVVAFTKDGERLVGQVAKRQAVTNPQNTIFSIKRFMGRRYDEVGDEIARVPYKVVRDDNGGVRVEIGDKRYTPQEISAMILQKLKADAEAFLGEKVDKAVITVPAYFTDAQRQATKDAGRIAGLEVLRIINEPTAAALAYGLDKGEEQKILVFDLGGGTFDVSILELGEGVFEVRATSGNNHLGGDDFDQRIIDWVAEQFRAEHGIDLRKDRMALQRLKEAAEKAKIELSSTTSTDINLPFITADQTGPKHLDVTLTRAKFEELVADLVEATMGPTRQALQDAGLQPSDIDRVLLVGGSTRIPAVQEAVRRMFGKEPFKGINPDEVVALGAAIQAGVLAGEVKDVLLLDVTPLSLGIETEGGIFTKMIERNTTIPTKKTQIFSTAADGQTQVEIHVLQGERPLAKDNKTLGRFILDGIPPAPRGVPQIEVTFDIDVNGIVHVSAKDRGTGREQHITIQSQTGLSEEEIQRMIREAQEHAEEDRRRKEAVEARNRLDAAIYAAEKALKDVGDKAPAAKKEAVEKALPEARAALDSNDRDRMTQAAERLSQAVFEMTSAIYQAGQATGAAADGAQSGTQDGGGKGDIDADYKVQGEGGA
- a CDS encoding nucleotide exchange factor GrpE — encoded protein: MAMMPEDATGGRPPEAGGEPETAAEASPEKEGPAEAGTTAAGSAGEAAGSAEEAAGERPEPEAAPEAGDAHGAETPETAETARRLEALEAELAEARRQRDEYLSLLQRLKADFDNFRRRSAGDLARAREEGMAAFVRELLPVVDNLERALASGDDGPALKAGVEMTMKQLRAVFAKHGVEPIEAEGQPFDPQQHEALMQVPAEGRPAGHVAQVFERGYRMGSHLLRPARVAVTGSEEADQNG
- the hrcA gene encoding heat-inducible transcription repressor HrcA; protein product: MIDERKQRILRAVIEDYISTGEPVGSRTIARKHGFNVSPATIRNEMADLEELGFLEQPHTSAGRVPSDLGYRFYVDHFVRSMPADHRVWQLMRDRLALRAREIGAAVRTAARMLSEASNFLALVSGPHLEHARIDALRIIPMSEGRALIVVVTDTGLVENRLLEIGQELDQAEIERINSLFAERLSGQTMGRAALAIMKDLARELRQYGDLVEQTLEVLDRPASDGEERLVVGGATNILRQPEFRDIDKAQMLLSSLEQEDTVLELLGEPQPRPHARVVIGHEIRVAEMQDCSLVTASYHVGGDSWGHVGVLGPRRMDYAKIISLVEAVAQALSESLPRR
- a CDS encoding M42 family metallopeptidase; the protein is MEDLLKRLSETWGPSGREARVRALLQEILGGKVDEMRVDALGNLICVKRPKGSAKGKRVMFAAHMDEIGLIVTDIDERGFLRVGMVGGVSPYIAVGQRVLFENGLVGSVSHEPAEGVDFAQGEANDLKFHKLWVDVGARSREEAEKLVGYGAMAVFHRPLEANERVFIGKALDDRVGCAVLAQAVLELDEVGNEVYAVFTVQEEVGLRGARTSAYGVDPEIGFAIDVTGTGDTPKARPMAVKLGGGAAVKAMDRSMVTPPEIRDLMVERAERRGIPHQIEVLTMGGTDAGAIHLTRAGVPSGCISIPTRYLHTPAEMAAKDDVRACVDLVKALAEEPIEL
- a CDS encoding M42 family metallopeptidase, whose protein sequence is MANDALETLAALSELPGISGQEDAVRAYIRERVAGRVDELRTDALGNLFAVKGAGKPGPRIMLAAHMDEIGLIVTRVDDDGFLRFRKVGGIDDRVLLAKTVHVGPKRLPGVIGSKPIHLQAPGERTKVVPSDEMYIDIGAKDKKEAERLAEPGDGVTFATRFGEFGEGLVKGKAFDDRAGCVVLMEALAVDYEAPVHGVFTVQEEIGLRGARVAAYAVEPDVAIVLEGTPAADIPLQEGETSSTVLGRGPALSFMDGSSIADRDLVQTIIRVAEREGIPWQWRRTQGGGNDAGAIHLSKAGVRTASISVPCRYIHTPCAVLHKEDLRNTIRLVQAVVAELASQRKA